Genomic window (Phycisphaerales bacterium):
AGCTCAAGCCCGTGCTGGCGGAGATGGGGATCGACATCTGGCAGGTGATCCGCGCGGCCTCGACCAAGCCCTTCGGGTTCCAGCCGTTCTACCCCGGGCCCGGGCTGGGCGGGCACTGCATCCCGATCGACCCGTTCTACCTGACATACAAGGCCCGCGAGTACGGGCACGTGACGCGCTTCATCGAGCTGGCGGGCGAGATCAACCACCAGATGCCGCGCTATGTGGTGGACCGCACGGCCGAGGCGCTCAACCACGTCGGCAAGCCGGTGCGCGGGTCGTCGGTGCTGGTGGTGGGCATCGCGTACAAGCCGGACGTGGACGACATCCGCGAGACGCCCGCGGCCGAGATCATCCGGCTGCTGCTGGAGCGCGGGGCGAAGGTGAGCTACCACGACCCGCACGTGCCGCGGTTCCCGGAGATGCGGAAGTACAGCATCGATCTTGAGAGCGTGCCGCTGGATGAGGTGGTGCTGCGGCAGGCGGACTGCGTGCTGATCGTGACGGACCACAAGGCGGTGGACTACGCCGCCATCGGACGGCACGCGAAGCTGGTGGTGGACACGCGCGACGCGATGTCGAAGGTCAGCGGCGCCAAGGCGAGGGTGGTGAAGGCATGAGTCTCCCGTCGAAGGCCCTGATCGGCATGGTGCACGTGGGCGCGCTCCCCGGCACGCCTCACGCGCGGCAGTCGCTGGATGAGCTCACGCGTCAGGCGGTGGCCGAGGCACGCGTGCTGATGGACGCGGGGTTCGACGGCCTGATCGTCGAGAACATGCACGACCGCCCGTATGTGAACGCCCCGCACGGGCCGGAGATCACGGCGGCAATGACGCGGGTGTGCCTGGCGGTGCGCGAGGTGGTGCGCGACCGCGTCATGGGCGTGCAGGTGCTCTCCCGCGGCGAGCGGGAGGCGTTGTCAGTCGCCCTCGCGTCCGGGGCACACTTCGTGCGCTGTGAGGGGTACGTGTTCGCACACGTGGCGGACGAGGGCGTGCTGGCGGAGGCCGCGGCGGGGCCGCTGCTGCGGTACCGGCGGGCGATCGGGGCCGAGCACATCCAGGTGATCGCCGATCTCCAGAAGAAGCACGCCAGCCACGCGATCACGGCCGACATCTCGCTGACGGAGGCGTGCCAGGCCGCGGAGTTTTTCAGCGCTGATGGTGTCATCGTGACCGGCACCGCGACGGGTCACCCGGCGGACCCCGCGCACCTCGCGGAGGTGCGGGCGGCGACGAAGTTGCCGGTGCTGGTTGGTTCGGGCGTGACGCCGCCGCTGGTCGCGCCGTACCTCCAGCACGCGGATGCGTTGATTGTGGGCTCGTGGATCAAGGCGGGCGGGGTGTGGTCGAGCCCTGTGGACCCGGCGCGCTGCCGCGAGCTGGTAGCGGCGAGGCCGCGCTAACGGGCGGCGGTGAATCCGACCTTCGCGATGATGGGCCGATGGTCGGAGCCGATGGAAGGGCCAACCTCCGCCCGCTCGCACGTGAGGCCCGGCGAGACCCAGATGTGGTCGATGCGCACGCCCGGCAGGTGCCGCAGCCAGGTCGTGTCGACCCATGTCGAGCCACGGCCGCTGCCGGCGAGCTCGTGGGTCGAGCGGTAACCGGCCCGCCGCAGCGG
Coding sequences:
- a CDS encoding UDP binding domain-containing protein; protein product: LKPVLAEMGIDIWQVIRAASTKPFGFQPFYPGPGLGGHCIPIDPFYLTYKAREYGHVTRFIELAGEINHQMPRYVVDRTAEALNHVGKPVRGSSVLVVGIAYKPDVDDIRETPAAEIIRLLLERGAKVSYHDPHVPRFPEMRKYSIDLESVPLDEVVLRQADCVLIVTDHKAVDYAAIGRHAKLVVDTRDAMSKVSGAKARVVKA
- a CDS encoding BtpA/SgcQ family protein, giving the protein MSLPSKALIGMVHVGALPGTPHARQSLDELTRQAVAEARVLMDAGFDGLIVENMHDRPYVNAPHGPEITAAMTRVCLAVREVVRDRVMGVQVLSRGEREALSVALASGAHFVRCEGYVFAHVADEGVLAEAAAGPLLRYRRAIGAEHIQVIADLQKKHASHAITADISLTEACQAAEFFSADGVIVTGTATGHPADPAHLAEVRAATKLPVLVGSGVTPPLVAPYLQHADALIVGSWIKAGGVWSSPVDPARCRELVAARPR